The Psychrobacillus sp. FSL K6-2836 nucleotide sequence TAGATGTTGATGCATTCATTGTGGAAGGAGTTCCTTATATTTTGGAAATGAATGCACGTTTCGGTGGTGGCTATCCATTTAGTCATTACGCAGGTGTAAATCTCCCGAAAGCAATTGTTTCATGGTTAAAACAAGAAAAAGTAGATCCAGCAGTACTGGAAGCAAAAATTGGTGTGATTGGCTATAAGGATATCCAAATTATTGGTGATGAAGCTATTAATACTATACAAAAATCTGAGGAGGCTATCCATTATAGAAATTAAGTTTAAAGAACCTATTTATGTTACAAGACCATTGCTTCCAGATGTTTATGATCTTAATAGTAAGCTTAAAGAAGTTTGGGAGAGTAAATGGCTAACTAATAGTGGTCCGCAGCAAACCAAGTTAGAACTTGAATTAAAAAACTACTTAGATGTAGAAAATTTATCTTTATTTAATAATGGTACATCCGCATTACTCTTAGGTTTAAAAGCTTTAAACCTTACAGGAGAAGTGATTACTACTCCATTTACTTTTCCCGCAACTGTTCAAGCTCTTGATTGGAATAATTTAACTCCTGTTTTTTGTGATATAGAACCTACAACACTTACCCTAGACGCAGCAAAAATCGAACCCCTCATTACTGAAAAAACTTCTGCAATTCTTGGTGTTCACACATTTGGAAATCCATGTGATGTCGAACAAATTCAATTAATCGCAAACAAATATAATTTGAAGCTAATTTACGATGGTGCCCATACATTCGGGACTAATCTAAATAATAAACCTATTGGTTATTATGGCGATATGACGATGTTCAGCTTTCATGCAACAAAGCTATTTAATACAGTTGAAGGTGGAGCATTGACATTTAGAGACAATAGTTTAGTTGAAAAACTAAGCCTTCTAAAAAATTTCGGAATCGCAAATCCAGAGGAAGTTGTTCTTTCAGGACTAAATGCAAAGTTAAACGAAATTCAGGCGGTAGTTGGACTTGAAGTATTAAAGCTTGTGGAAACCGAACGGAAGAAAAGGCATCAAATAAAAAGAGCTTATGAATCGTATTTGAAAGATGTACCTGGTATTAACGTGTTGACGAAATTAGAAGGTGAATGCAGCAGTTATCAATATTTTGTCATTCAAATAGATGAAGAGTTGTATGGTAAAACAAGGGATTGGCTACACAAGAAACTAAAAGAGTACAACGTATTTACGCGAAAATATTTCTATCCTTTATGTAGTGACTTTGAGTGGTACGAGCATTTGGAATCAGCTCGTAAAGAAAATCTTCCAGTTGCTCAAAAAGCTATTACCCAAGTGCTAGCTATGCCGTTTTATGGTGAATTGCAACTTGAATCAGTGGAGGAAATTTGTAAAGTGATTCGTGATTCAATATGAAGGGAATTATTTTAGCTGGTGGTACTGGTACTCGTTTATATCCGCTAACAAAAGCTATCTCTAAGCAAATGCTACCAGTTTACGATAAACCAATGATTTATTATCCTCTATCCGTCTTAATGCTCGCGGGAATAAGAGACATATTAATTATTTCTACTCCAAGAGATATAGAGGGATTTCAAGAGTTATTGGGTGACGGTACTAAAATAGGAATGGATTTGACTTATGCTGTTCAAGAATATCCAACTGGTTTAGCGGACGCCTTTATTATTGGTGAAAAGTTTATAGGTGATTCCCCAGTTGCCTTAGTGCTAGGGGACAACGTTTTTTATGGATCTAATTTTGGTTATAAAGTACAGGAAGTAGCCTCTACTTTGTCAAAAGGTGCGTTTATATTTGGGTGTTATGTAAAGGATCCAAGAGCATATGGGGTTGTGGAAGTAGATGAACAAGGCAATGCAATTTCAATAGAAGAAAAACCAGAAAACCCAAAATCTTTCAATGCAGTACCAGGACTATACTTTTTTGATAACAAAGTGATAAACATTGCAAAAAAGGTAATACCTTCATCTCGTGGAGAAATAGAAATAACCTCTATTATAAATGAGTATCTTAAATTAGGAGAATTGAAAGTAAAAATCATGGGGCGGGGGTTAGCTTGGTTAGATACAGGAACTCATGAGTCTCTACTAGAAGCATCGAATTTTGTAGAAGCAATTCAAAACAGACAAGGATTATATG carries:
- a CDS encoding DegT/DnrJ/EryC1/StrS family aminotransferase, coding for MKLLILYKNLRRLSIIEIKFKEPIYVTRPLLPDVYDLNSKLKEVWESKWLTNSGPQQTKLELELKNYLDVENLSLFNNGTSALLLGLKALNLTGEVITTPFTFPATVQALDWNNLTPVFCDIEPTTLTLDAAKIEPLITEKTSAILGVHTFGNPCDVEQIQLIANKYNLKLIYDGAHTFGTNLNNKPIGYYGDMTMFSFHATKLFNTVEGGALTFRDNSLVEKLSLLKNFGIANPEEVVLSGLNAKLNEIQAVVGLEVLKLVETERKKRHQIKRAYESYLKDVPGINVLTKLEGECSSYQYFVIQIDEELYGKTRDWLHKKLKEYNVFTRKYFYPLCSDFEWYEHLESARKENLPVAQKAITQVLAMPFYGELQLESVEEICKVIRDSI
- the rfbA gene encoding glucose-1-phosphate thymidylyltransferase RfbA; this encodes MKGIILAGGTGTRLYPLTKAISKQMLPVYDKPMIYYPLSVLMLAGIRDILIISTPRDIEGFQELLGDGTKIGMDLTYAVQEYPTGLADAFIIGEKFIGDSPVALVLGDNVFYGSNFGYKVQEVASTLSKGAFIFGCYVKDPRAYGVVEVDEQGNAISIEEKPENPKSFNAVPGLYFFDNKVINIAKKVIPSSRGEIEITSIINEYLKLGELKVKIMGRGLAWLDTGTHESLLEASNFVEAIQNRQGLYVSCIEEIAFRRNYISREQLLQLAEPLMKTNYGQYLVDVATSNRA